From Cinclus cinclus chromosome 2, bCinCin1.1, whole genome shotgun sequence, one genomic window encodes:
- the LOC134057916 gene encoding translation initiation factor IF-2: MPAAGSAAVREEGTCLPAPPPAARRGSAATEGPGEAPAAPPRGAGSAGGRPQHGGRPAGDPRPPRRRSVAPCNPTQRGSPPARRRYSLLLLLPAEAPGQAGASGGDPSGKPRAPGRGRTGASAGPAARGEWCGCRRAGGQGRRARHPRGQQRSGRDRERSRGPAGRAIPGGAAPPGGRGGRRRRASPRHPRCPGASPNNGKLIVNVSYPTPEAAERVKIRGRAPLRAGCPVFQPAACPSSVQSRGTRVPKAAAGCARVLCEQSLR; encoded by the coding sequence ATGCCAGCGGCGGGGAGCGCGGCGGTTCGGGAGGAGGGCACCTGTCTGCCCGCGCCTCCTCCCGCCGCCCGGCGCGGCTCGGCAGCTACGGAGGGGCCCGGCGAGGCGCCCGCCGCGCCTCCGCGCGGGGCGGGGAGCGCCGGGGGCCGCCCGCAGCACGGCGGCCGCCCCGCAGGCGATCCCCGCCCGCCTCGCCGCCGCTCCGTGGCTCCCTGTAACCCTACCCAGCGGGGCTCGCCGCCCGCTCGCCGCCGCtactccctcctccttctcctcccggCGGAGGCTCCCGGACAGGCGGGGGCAAGCGGAGGAGACCCTTCGGGAAAGCCAAGGGCACCCGGGCGGGGGCGGACAGGAGCCTCTGCGGGCCCGGCGGCCCGCGGAGAATGGTGTGGGTgtcggcgggcgggcgggcagggCCGGCGGGCGCGGCATCCCCGCGGGCAGCAGCGCTCGGGCCGGGATCGGGAGCGGAGCCGGGGCCCCGCCGGCCGCGCCATCCCTGGCGGCGCGGCGCCCCCTGGCGGGCGCGGCGGGAGGCGGCGCAGGGCCTCCCCCCGTCACCCCCGGTGCCCCGGGGCGTCCCCAAATAATGGTAAGTTAATTGTTAACGTATCGTACCCAACCCCTGAGGCGGCCGAAAGGGTGAAAATAAGAGGTCGCGCTCCTCTTCGTGCCGGGTGTCCTGTGTTCCAGCCAGCTGCCTGCCCGAGTTCCGTCCAGTCTCGCGGTACCCGCGTCCCGAAGGCTGCAGCAGGTTGTGCCCGGGTCCTGTGTGAGCAGTCCCTGCGGTAA